One window of the Bradyrhizobium sp. NP1 genome contains the following:
- the phbB gene encoding acetoacetyl-CoA reductase, with protein sequence MARVALVTGGTRGIGAAISKALKAAGYKVAASYAGNDAAAEKFKAETGIPVFKWDVASFDACAAGIKKVEAEVGPVDVLVNNAGITRDGAFHKMSLEQWNAVINTNLGSLFNMSRQVIEGMRARKFGRIINISSINGQKGQFGQTNYSAAKAGEIGFTKALALENAKGGITVNAICPGYINTEMVQAVPKDVLEKSILPLIPTGRLGEPEEIARAVVFLAADEAGAITGSTLSVNGGQYMV encoded by the coding sequence ATGGCACGCGTAGCATTGGTGACGGGGGGTACACGTGGAATTGGTGCGGCGATCAGCAAGGCGCTGAAGGCGGCCGGCTACAAGGTGGCGGCGAGCTATGCCGGCAATGACGCCGCGGCCGAGAAGTTCAAGGCCGAGACCGGCATCCCCGTCTTCAAATGGGACGTCGCCTCGTTCGATGCCTGCGCCGCCGGCATCAAGAAGGTCGAGGCCGAGGTCGGCCCGGTCGACGTGCTGGTCAACAATGCCGGCATCACCCGCGACGGCGCGTTTCACAAGATGTCGCTGGAGCAGTGGAACGCGGTGATCAACACCAATCTCGGCTCGCTGTTCAACATGAGCCGGCAGGTGATCGAGGGCATGCGCGCGCGCAAGTTCGGCCGCATCATCAACATCTCCTCGATCAACGGCCAGAAGGGCCAGTTCGGCCAGACCAATTATTCGGCGGCCAAGGCCGGCGAGATCGGCTTCACCAAGGCGCTCGCGCTGGAGAACGCCAAGGGCGGCATCACCGTGAACGCGATCTGCCCCGGCTACATCAACACCGAAATGGTGCAGGCGGTGCCGAAGGACGTGCTGGAGAAATCCATCCTGCCGCTGATTCCGACCGGACGGCTGGGCGAGCCCGAGGAGATCGCGCGCGCGGTGGTGTTCCTCGCCGCCGACGAGGCCGGTGCGATCACCGGCTCGACGCTGAGCGTGAACGGCGGCCAGTACATGGTGTGA
- a CDS encoding methyltransferase domain-containing protein, with protein MDVIDLRDFYSQRLGIVARLLINRGIRARWPDAKEQRVLGIGYPTPYLGLFREDAERCIAFMPAAQGVLRWPTGRPALATLIDEFSLPLPDSAVDRILLVHALEMSDDPEGLLREVWRVLAPSGRLMAVIPNRRGVWTRSDNTPFGHGRPYSRSQITELLRQTWFTPSAWGEALFVPPVAAGWFLRSAMAWERVGEALALPFAGVHIVEATKQVYRAIPAKRERARLIPSLRPVLVPSSTATRG; from the coding sequence ATGGACGTCATCGACCTGCGCGATTTCTATTCGCAGCGCCTGGGCATCGTGGCGCGGCTCCTGATCAACCGCGGGATTCGCGCCCGCTGGCCCGATGCAAAGGAGCAGCGCGTGCTCGGCATCGGCTATCCGACGCCCTATCTCGGACTTTTTCGTGAAGATGCCGAGCGCTGCATCGCCTTCATGCCGGCGGCGCAGGGGGTCTTGCGATGGCCGACCGGGCGGCCGGCGCTGGCGACGCTGATCGATGAGTTCTCCCTGCCGCTGCCGGACTCGGCCGTCGACCGCATCCTGCTGGTCCATGCGCTGGAGATGTCCGACGATCCGGAAGGCCTGCTGCGCGAGGTGTGGCGGGTGCTGGCGCCCTCGGGGCGCCTGATGGCCGTGATCCCGAACCGGCGCGGAGTATGGACGCGCAGCGACAACACGCCGTTCGGCCACGGCCGGCCGTATTCGCGTTCACAGATCACTGAGCTGTTGCGCCAGACCTGGTTCACGCCCTCGGCGTGGGGCGAGGCGCTGTTCGTCCCGCCGGTCGCCGCAGGCTGGTTCTTGCGCTCGGCGATGGCCTGGGAGCGCGTCGGCGAGGCGCTCGCGCTGCCATTTGCCGGCGTCCATATCGTGGAGGCGACCAAGCAGGTCTATCGCGCCATTCCCGCAAAACGCGAGCGCGCGCGGCTCATTCCGTCGCTGCGGCCGGTGCTGGTGCCGTCATCGACGGCGACGCGGGGATAG
- the prfA gene encoding peptide chain release factor 1 produces the protein MSALPEAKLDVLLAHHAALEAELLGQVTSDKYVQITRELSELNPLIEAVKAYRATLKEIADTEALISDPATDADMRGMAEAERETLDARRVELEQNIRVALLPKDAMDDRNVVLEIRAGTGGDEASLFAGDLFRMYERFANLQGWKVDVISASEGTVGGYKEIIAEVQGRGAFAKLKFESGAHRVQRVPDTETQGRIHTSAATVAVLPEVEDVDVDIKNDDLRIETMRAQGAGGQHVNKTESAIRITHIPTGIVVMMQDSRSQHKNRASAMNILRSRIYDAERQRVEAARSADRKEKVGSGDRSERIRTYNFPQGRVTDHRINLTLYKLPQVISGEALGELIDALTTEHQAAQLAAQGAAA, from the coding sequence ATGTCCGCGCTTCCTGAAGCCAAACTCGATGTCCTGCTGGCGCATCACGCTGCGCTCGAGGCGGAGCTGCTTGGCCAGGTCACTTCCGACAAATATGTGCAGATCACGCGCGAGCTGTCCGAGCTCAATCCGCTGATCGAGGCGGTGAAGGCCTACCGCGCGACGCTAAAGGAGATCGCCGACACCGAGGCGCTGATATCGGACCCGGCGACCGACGCGGACATGCGCGGCATGGCGGAGGCCGAGCGCGAGACGCTTGACGCGCGCCGCGTCGAGCTCGAACAGAATATCCGCGTCGCGCTGCTGCCCAAGGACGCCATGGACGACCGCAACGTGGTGCTGGAAATCCGCGCCGGCACCGGCGGCGACGAGGCATCGCTGTTCGCTGGCGATCTGTTCCGCATGTACGAGCGCTTCGCGAATTTGCAGGGCTGGAAGGTCGACGTGATCTCGGCGAGCGAGGGCACGGTCGGTGGCTACAAGGAAATCATCGCCGAGGTGCAGGGCCGCGGCGCCTTCGCGAAGCTGAAATTCGAAAGCGGCGCGCACCGCGTGCAGCGCGTGCCCGACACCGAGACCCAGGGGCGCATCCACACCTCCGCCGCCACGGTCGCGGTGCTGCCCGAGGTCGAGGACGTCGACGTCGACATCAAGAACGACGACCTCAGGATCGAGACCATGCGCGCGCAAGGCGCCGGCGGCCAGCACGTCAACAAGACGGAATCGGCGATCCGCATTACCCATATCCCGACCGGCATCGTGGTGATGATGCAGGACAGCCGCTCGCAGCACAAGAATCGCGCCTCCGCCATGAATATCCTGCGCTCGCGCATCTACGACGCCGAGCGCCAGCGCGTGGAGGCGGCGCGCTCGGCCGACCGCAAGGAGAAGGTCGGCTCCGGCGATCGCAGCGAGCGCATCCGCACCTATAATTTCCCGCAAGGCCGCGTCACCGATCACCGCATCAACCTGACGCTCTACAAATTGCCGCAGGTGATCTCGGGTGAAGCATTGGGCGAACTGATCGATGCGCTGACCACGGAGCACCAGGCAGCGCAGCTCGCCGCCCAGGGTGCCGCCGCGTGA
- a CDS encoding PH domain-containing protein → MGRYIDEILQPGEKVLYSTNAHWVFFLPAIGAWIVAIALLVVSAMVPASSAPLTLVLWALAAIVGVFALYKTVTAWFHRWTTETDVTNLRIIHKTGFIRRQTFEMSLDKVESVDVSQSILGRLLNYGDVTIMGVGEGRQTIATIASPLSFRNYITAR, encoded by the coding sequence ATGGGGCGCTATATCGATGAAATCCTGCAGCCCGGCGAGAAGGTGCTGTATTCGACCAATGCGCACTGGGTGTTCTTTTTACCGGCGATCGGCGCCTGGATCGTGGCGATAGCGTTGCTCGTGGTGTCAGCCATGGTGCCGGCCAGCAGCGCTCCCCTGACGCTGGTGTTATGGGCGCTGGCGGCCATCGTGGGCGTTTTTGCGCTGTACAAGACGGTGACCGCCTGGTTCCACCGCTGGACCACCGAAACCGACGTGACGAATTTGCGAATTATTCACAAGACCGGGTTCATCCGGCGCCAGACCTTCGAGATGAGCCTCGACAAGGTGGAGAGCGTCGACGTCAGCCAGAGCATTCTGGGACGCCTGCTCAATTACGGCGACGTGACCATCATGGGCGTCGGCGAAGGCCGCCAGACCATCGCCACCATCGCCTCGCCGCTCAGCTTCCGCAACTACATCACCGCACGATAG
- a CDS encoding aspartate kinase: protein MGRLVMKFGGTSVANIDRIRNVARHVKREVDAGHDVAVVVSAMAGKTNELVAWCTEASAMHDAREYDAIVASGEQVTSGLLSIALQAIGIQARSWQGWQIPIKTSDAHASARILEIDGSEIVNRFKERKEVAVIAGFQGINPQTGRITTLGRGGSDTSAVAIAAALHADRCDIYTDVDGVYTTDPRVVPKARRLDKIAFEDMLELASQGAKVLQVRSVELGMVHNMPIFVRSSFDRPEDIDPHGTPPGTLICSEEEIMESHVVTGIAFSKDEAQISVRQIEDKPGVAASIFGPLADANINVDMIVQNVSEDGRFTDLTFTVPATDYARARDTISASKARIGYARLDSATDVAKVSVIGSGMRSHAGVAAKAFSALAARNINIRAITTSEIKFSVLIDAAYTELAVRTLHTLYGLDQV from the coding sequence ATGGGCCGCCTCGTGATGAAGTTCGGCGGCACATCCGTCGCCAATATCGACCGTATCCGCAACGTCGCGCGTCACGTGAAGCGCGAGGTCGACGCCGGCCATGACGTCGCCGTCGTGGTCTCGGCGATGGCCGGCAAGACCAACGAGCTGGTCGCCTGGTGCACCGAGGCGTCAGCGATGCATGACGCGCGCGAATATGACGCCATCGTCGCCTCCGGCGAGCAGGTCACCTCGGGCCTGCTGTCGATCGCACTGCAGGCGATCGGCATCCAGGCGCGCTCCTGGCAGGGCTGGCAGATCCCGATCAAGACCTCGGATGCCCATGCCTCGGCCCGCATCCTCGAGATCGACGGCAGCGAGATCGTCAACCGCTTCAAGGAGCGCAAGGAGGTCGCCGTCATCGCCGGCTTCCAGGGCATCAACCCGCAGACCGGGCGCATCACCACGCTCGGCCGCGGCGGCTCCGACACCTCGGCGGTGGCGATCGCCGCAGCCCTGCATGCGGACCGCTGCGACATTTATACGGACGTCGACGGCGTCTATACCACCGACCCGCGCGTGGTTCCGAAGGCGCGCCGGCTCGACAAGATCGCGTTCGAGGACATGCTGGAACTGGCCTCGCAGGGCGCCAAGGTGCTCCAGGTGCGCTCCGTGGAACTCGGCATGGTGCACAACATGCCGATCTTCGTCCGTTCCAGCTTCGACAGGCCTGAGGATATCGACCCGCACGGCACGCCGCCGGGCACGCTGATCTGCAGCGAGGAGGAAATCATGGAAAGCCACGTCGTCACCGGCATCGCCTTCTCCAAGGACGAGGCGCAGATTTCCGTGCGCCAGATCGAGGACAAGCCCGGGGTCGCCGCCTCGATCTTCGGACCGCTGGCGGATGCCAACATCAATGTCGACATGATCGTGCAGAACGTCTCGGAGGACGGCCGCTTCACCGACCTCACCTTTACCGTTCCGGCCACCGACTATGCCCGCGCCCGCGACACCATCAGCGCCTCCAAGGCCCGGATCGGCTACGCGCGGCTCGACAGCGCGACCGACGTCGCCAAGGTGTCGGTGATCGGCAGCGGCATGCGCAGCCATGCCGGCGTCGCCGCCAAGGCGTTTTCGGCGCTGGCGGCGCGCAACATCAATATTCGCGCCATCACCACCTCCGAAATCAAGTTCTCGGTGCTGATCGATGCCGCCTATACCGAGCTGGCGGTCCGCACCCTGCACACGCTCTACGGTCTCGATCAAGTTTAG
- a CDS encoding EamA family transporter: MSPRSATLIGLTAILMWSLLAVMTVATGTIPAFQLAAMTFGIGALVGFATFLGRTGAAKALRQPLVAWAVGVGGLFGYHALYFLALRFAPPAEAGLLNYLWPLLIVLFSSLLPGERLAAHHVIGAVLGLAGTVLLFGGNTSGFVAGQVPGLIAAFIAAFVWATYSVLSRRLKAVPTDAVAGFCLATALLAAAVHAAIETTVWPATALQWLAVIGLGIGPVGAAFYAWDIGMKRGDIRVLGAASYATPLLSTAFLILAGYAKPTATIALAAVLIAGGGLVAAKDMVWKR; encoded by the coding sequence ATGAGCCCTCGCAGCGCGACCCTGATCGGATTGACCGCGATCCTGATGTGGTCGCTGCTTGCGGTGATGACGGTCGCCACCGGGACCATCCCCGCGTTCCAGCTTGCGGCGATGACTTTCGGGATCGGCGCGCTGGTCGGGTTTGCGACCTTTCTCGGCCGCACCGGCGCGGCGAAGGCGTTGCGCCAGCCGCTGGTCGCCTGGGCCGTCGGGGTCGGCGGCCTGTTCGGCTATCACGCGCTTTATTTCCTCGCGCTGCGCTTTGCGCCGCCGGCGGAAGCGGGGCTGTTGAACTATCTCTGGCCGCTTTTGATCGTGCTGTTCTCGTCGCTCTTGCCGGGCGAGCGGCTCGCGGCGCATCACGTCATCGGCGCGGTGCTCGGGCTTGCCGGCACCGTGCTGCTGTTCGGCGGCAATACATCTGGTTTCGTAGCCGGCCAGGTGCCCGGCCTGATCGCGGCCTTCATCGCGGCGTTCGTGTGGGCGACCTATTCGGTGCTGTCGCGCCGGCTCAAGGCGGTGCCGACCGACGCGGTCGCGGGTTTTTGCCTGGCCACGGCGCTGCTCGCGGCTGCCGTGCATGCGGCGATCGAGACCACGGTGTGGCCGGCAACCGCGTTGCAATGGCTCGCGGTGATCGGGCTCGGCATCGGCCCGGTCGGTGCCGCCTTCTACGCCTGGGACATCGGCATGAAGCGCGGCGACATCCGGGTGCTGGGCGCGGCCTCCTATGCGACGCCGCTGCTCTCGACCGCTTTCCTGATCCTTGCCGGCTATGCGAAGCCGACGGCGACGATTGCACTTGCCGCCGTGCTGATCGCCGGCGGCGGCCTGGTCGCCGCGAAGGATATGGTCTGGAAGCGCTGA
- a CDS encoding DUF4167 domain-containing protein, protein MRNGQNNKRMRNRNNNNNNNNRRGQNPMTRVFESNGPDIKIRGTASHIAEKYLQLARDARSSGDPVAAENYYQHAEHYFRLIAAAQEQFRQNQPQQPRPDVADPMSEESEDEGEFSSFGQEPGFVPQQPQPYMREGGRDHQRDGQPPYQRDQQPREHRDHRERDHRPQPQYQPPPQNQPQPALADDGHVDRLPSFITGPQPQINGGERNYEGNGGGERFPRRRRRPHGPRPEGVAQPQAAASGEDVGND, encoded by the coding sequence ATGAGAAACGGTCAGAACAACAAGCGGATGCGCAACCGGAATAACAACAACAACAATAATAACCGGCGCGGCCAGAACCCGATGACGAGGGTTTTCGAATCGAACGGACCCGACATCAAGATCCGCGGCACCGCCTCCCACATCGCAGAGAAATATCTGCAGCTCGCGCGCGACGCGCGCTCTTCCGGCGACCCGGTCGCCGCCGAAAACTACTACCAGCACGCCGAACATTATTTCCGCCTGATCGCGGCGGCGCAGGAGCAATTCCGTCAGAACCAGCCGCAGCAGCCGCGCCCCGATGTCGCCGACCCGATGTCGGAGGAGAGCGAGGACGAAGGCGAGTTTTCGAGCTTCGGCCAGGAGCCGGGCTTCGTTCCGCAGCAGCCGCAGCCCTATATGCGCGAAGGCGGCCGCGACCATCAGCGCGACGGCCAGCCGCCCTATCAGCGCGACCAGCAGCCGCGCGAGCATCGCGACCATCGCGAGCGCGATCACCGGCCGCAGCCGCAATATCAGCCGCCGCCGCAGAATCAGCCGCAGCCCGCGCTGGCCGACGACGGCCATGTCGACCGCCTGCCGTCCTTCATCACTGGGCCGCAACCGCAGATCAATGGCGGCGAGCGCAACTATGAAGGCAATGGCGGCGGCGAGCGTTTCCCGCGCCGGCGGCGTCGCCCGCACGGACCGCGCCCCGAGGGCGTCGCACAGCCGCAGGCCGCGGCTTCGGGCGAAGATGTCGGAAACGACTAG
- the ptsP gene encoding phosphoenolpyruvate--protein phosphotransferase has protein sequence MRSASGGPRVLLRRLRETMAEQVSAQERLDKIVVLIAANMVAEVCSVYVLRVDNTLELYATEGLNRDAVHRTVLSAHEGLVGLVASEASPLNLNDAQSHPAFSYRPETGEEIYHSFLGVPILRAGNTLGVLVVQNRAKRTYVEEEVEALQTTAMVLAEMIASGELTALAQPGAEPAARHSLHKVGAVLSDGIALGHVVLHEPRVVITNYIAEDLPKEIKRLDAAMTTLRSDLDRLLERGDVADGGEHRDVLEAYRMFANDHGWSHKLHEAVATGLTAEAAVERVQSDTRARMLRSTDPYLRERLHDLEDLGYRLLRQLVGRDHAPSREQLPDNAILIARAMGPAALLDYDRKRLRGLVLEEGTTNSHVAIVARALGIPAVGEVPNAPGIADPGDAIIVDGTSGEIYVRPSAEIEAAYAERVRFRARRQAQYLALRDKPCMTKDGQPVELMINAGLTIDLPHIDDTGSAGIGLFRTELQFMVGQSLPRSSDQLALYRAVLDAAGKKPVTFRTLDIGGDKALPYMETVIEENPALGWRAIRLGLDRPGLLRGQIRALLRAGGGRALRIMFPMISDLAEFDAAKAIVERELTYLRQHGHALPERIDIGTMVEVPALLYQLDELLQRVDFISVGSNDLFQFLFAVDRGNAKVSERFDTLSAPILRALRDIVRKAKVAQKSVSLCGEMASRPIEALALIALGYRSLSLSATAHGPVKAMVLELDTGKAEAMLCSLLDAPAGSVPIRQKLTEFAEAEGLSL, from the coding sequence ATGCGGAGCGCGTCGGGAGGTCCCCGCGTCTTGTTGAGACGGCTCCGCGAAACCATGGCGGAGCAGGTCTCAGCCCAGGAGCGGCTGGACAAGATCGTGGTGCTGATCGCGGCCAACATGGTGGCCGAGGTGTGCTCGGTCTATGTGCTGCGCGTCGACAACACCCTCGAGCTCTACGCCACCGAAGGCCTCAACCGCGACGCGGTCCACCGCACGGTGCTGAGCGCGCATGAGGGCCTGGTCGGCCTCGTGGCCAGCGAGGCCTCGCCGCTCAACCTGAACGACGCGCAGAGCCATCCGGCCTTCTCCTACCGCCCGGAGACCGGCGAGGAAATCTACCACTCCTTCCTCGGCGTGCCGATCCTGCGCGCCGGCAACACGCTCGGCGTGCTGGTGGTGCAGAACCGCGCCAAGCGCACCTATGTCGAGGAAGAGGTCGAGGCGCTGCAGACCACCGCGATGGTGCTCGCCGAGATGATCGCGTCCGGCGAGCTGACCGCGCTGGCCCAGCCCGGCGCCGAGCCCGCCGCGCGGCACTCGCTGCACAAGGTCGGCGCCGTGCTTTCCGACGGCATCGCGCTCGGCCACGTCGTGCTGCACGAGCCGCGCGTCGTCATCACCAACTACATCGCGGAAGACCTGCCCAAGGAGATCAAGCGGCTCGACGCGGCGATGACCACGCTGCGCTCCGACCTCGACCGCCTGCTCGAACGCGGCGACGTCGCCGACGGCGGCGAGCACCGCGACGTGCTGGAAGCCTATCGCATGTTCGCCAACGACCATGGCTGGTCGCACAAGCTGCACGAAGCGGTCGCCACGGGTCTCACCGCGGAAGCCGCGGTCGAGCGCGTGCAGTCCGACACCCGCGCGCGGATGCTGCGCTCGACCGATCCGTATTTGCGCGAGCGCCTGCACGACCTCGAAGACCTCGGCTACCGCCTGCTGCGGCAACTGGTCGGGCGCGACCATGCGCCCTCGCGCGAGCAGCTTCCCGACAACGCGATCCTGATCGCGCGCGCGATGGGGCCGGCGGCGCTGCTCGACTACGACCGCAAGCGGCTGCGCGGCCTGGTGCTGGAGGAAGGCACCACAAATTCCCACGTCGCGATCGTGGCGCGCGCGCTCGGCATCCCGGCGGTCGGCGAGGTGCCGAACGCGCCGGGCATCGCCGATCCCGGCGACGCCATCATCGTCGACGGCACCTCCGGCGAGATCTATGTCCGCCCCTCGGCGGAGATCGAGGCGGCGTACGCCGAACGCGTGCGGTTTCGCGCGCGCAGGCAGGCGCAGTACCTCGCGCTGCGCGACAAGCCCTGCATGACCAAGGACGGCCAGCCGGTCGAGCTGATGATCAACGCCGGGCTCACCATCGACCTGCCGCATATCGACGACACCGGATCTGCCGGCATCGGCCTGTTCCGCACCGAGCTGCAGTTCATGGTCGGCCAGAGCCTGCCGCGCTCGAGCGACCAGCTCGCGCTCTACCGCGCGGTGCTGGATGCCGCCGGCAAGAAGCCCGTCACCTTCCGCACCCTCGACATCGGCGGCGACAAGGCACTGCCCTACATGGAGACCGTGATCGAGGAGAACCCGGCGCTCGGCTGGCGCGCGATCCGGCTCGGGCTCGACCGGCCGGGCCTCCTGCGCGGCCAGATCCGCGCGCTGCTGCGCGCGGGCGGCGGCCGCGCGCTGCGCATCATGTTCCCGATGATTTCCGACCTCGCGGAGTTCGACGCCGCGAAGGCGATCGTCGAGCGCGAGCTGACCTATCTGCGCCAGCACGGCCACGCGCTGCCGGAACGCATCGACATCGGTACCATGGTGGAGGTGCCGGCGCTGCTCTACCAGCTTGACGAGCTGTTGCAGCGGGTCGATTTCATCTCGGTCGGCTCCAACGACCTGTTCCAGTTCCTGTTCGCGGTCGATCGCGGCAACGCCAAGGTCTCGGAGCGCTTCGACACGCTGTCGGCGCCGATCCTGCGCGCGCTGCGCGACATCGTACGGAAAGCGAAGGTCGCCCAGAAATCGGTGTCGCTTTGCGGCGAGATGGCGTCCAGGCCGATCGAGGCGCTGGCGCTGATCGCGCTCGGCTACCGTTCGCTTTCATTGTCGGCAACCGCGCACGGCCCGGTGAAGGCGATGGTGCTCGAGCTCGATACCGGGAAGGCCGAGGCGATGCTGTGCTCGCTCCTCGATGCGCCCGCCGGCAGCGTGCCGATCCGCCAGAAGCTGACGGAGTTCGCCGAGGCCGAGGGGCTTTCGCTGTAG
- a CDS encoding cupin domain-containing protein, with translation MANAADIIARLELRPHPEGGHYRETFRDSRTDAHGRALSSAIYFLLARGEHSHWHRIDAVEIWHYYAGSPLDLRIAHDGCTAHGVRLGPDSTAGERPQAIVPAHAWQSAETTGEWTLVGCTVAPAFEFATFELAAPGWAP, from the coding sequence ATGGCAAACGCGGCCGACATCATCGCACGGCTGGAATTGCGGCCGCATCCGGAAGGCGGACACTACCGCGAGACGTTCCGCGATTCCCGCACCGATGCCCATGGACGCGCGCTGTCGAGCGCGATCTATTTCCTGCTGGCGCGCGGCGAGCACTCGCACTGGCACCGCATCGATGCGGTCGAGATCTGGCATTATTACGCCGGCAGCCCGCTCGACCTGAGGATCGCCCACGACGGCTGCACCGCGCATGGGGTGCGGCTCGGGCCTGATTCCACCGCGGGCGAGCGACCGCAGGCGATCGTGCCGGCGCATGCCTGGCAGTCGGCCGAGACCACCGGCGAGTGGACCCTGGTCGGCTGCACGGTGGCGCCCGCCTTCGAGTTCGCGACCTTCGAGCTGGCGGCGCCCGGCTGGGCGCCGTAA
- the prmC gene encoding peptide chain release factor N(5)-glutamine methyltransferase: MIAPFTGQTIEAARRALTAQFAAAGIESAEIEARLLVGAALGRDLTAMIREAARTIAPDDAAQIAQFAQRRLNGEPVARILGHKEFWGLSLALSPETLVPRPDTETVVEFALELLRATGLASSALRIADLGTGSGAILLALLHELPKARGFGTDISADALQTAQANADAFGLADRATFVRCDYAADLTGSFDLIVSNPPYVRTADIEGLAIEVREHDPHRALDGGTDGLDAYRALIPQAAGLLAPSGVLIVEAGQGQSGPIEGLMTAAGLTPAGTPRADLTGIPRAVAGRKMPP, from the coding sequence GTGATCGCGCCATTCACCGGCCAAACCATCGAAGCGGCGCGACGCGCGCTCACCGCGCAATTCGCCGCCGCGGGGATCGAATCCGCCGAGATCGAGGCGCGCCTGCTGGTCGGCGCAGCGCTCGGGCGCGATCTCACGGCAATGATCCGCGAGGCCGCGCGAACCATCGCGCCCGACGACGCGGCGCAGATCGCGCAGTTCGCGCAGCGTCGCCTCAACGGCGAGCCGGTGGCGCGCATCCTGGGCCACAAGGAGTTTTGGGGCCTTTCGCTCGCGCTGTCGCCGGAGACGCTGGTGCCGCGGCCGGACACCGAGACGGTGGTGGAATTCGCGCTGGAGCTCCTGCGCGCGACAGGCCTCGCAAGCAGCGCCTTGCGGATCGCCGATCTCGGAACCGGCTCTGGCGCGATCCTGCTGGCGTTACTACATGAGCTGCCGAAGGCACGCGGTTTCGGAACTGACATCAGCGCAGACGCGCTGCAAACCGCGCAAGCCAACGCCGATGCGTTTGGCCTGGCCGACCGCGCGACGTTCGTCCGGTGCGACTACGCGGCGGACCTGACGGGATCGTTCGATCTGATCGTTTCGAATCCGCCCTATGTCCGCACCGCCGATATCGAGGGGCTCGCCATCGAGGTCCGCGAGCATGATCCTCACCGCGCGCTCGACGGCGGCACCGATGGGCTCGATGCCTACCGCGCGCTGATCCCGCAGGCTGCCGGTCTGCTGGCTCCCTCCGGGGTCCTGATCGTCGAGGCCGGACAGGGCCAAAGCGGCCCCATTGAAGGTTTGATGACGGCGGCAGGGTTAACCCCAGCCGGGACGCCCAGGGCCGATCTGACGGGCATTCCGAGGGCCGTTGCAGGCCGAAAAATGCCGCCATAA
- the gloB gene encoding hydroxyacylglutathione hydrolase produces MAAEIRLLTCLTDNFGVLIHDPATKATAAIDAPEAAPIIAALEREGWQLTDILITHHHHDHVGGVAELKKKYRCRVVAPQDKAAKIADVDLRVGNGDVVKVGNLLGRVVETPGHTLDHITYVFDSEKTVFAADTLFSIGCGRVIEGTHPMMWDSLLKLRALPDDFKLYCGHEYTAANVKFALSIEPDNPALQARAAQVAKLRAANQPTLPTTMGEEKKANVFLRADEPSVAAKLHMKGAAPAEVFGELRERKNKF; encoded by the coding sequence ATGGCCGCCGAGATCCGCCTGCTCACCTGTCTGACCGACAATTTCGGCGTCCTGATCCACGATCCCGCGACCAAGGCGACCGCGGCGATCGACGCGCCGGAAGCGGCGCCGATCATTGCCGCGCTCGAGCGCGAGGGCTGGCAGCTCACCGACATCCTGATCACCCATCACCATCACGACCACGTCGGCGGCGTCGCCGAGCTGAAGAAAAAATACCGCTGCCGCGTGGTAGCTCCGCAAGACAAGGCCGCCAAGATCGCCGACGTCGACCTGCGCGTCGGCAACGGCGACGTGGTGAAGGTCGGCAATCTTCTCGGGCGCGTCGTGGAAACGCCGGGCCACACACTCGACCACATCACTTACGTTTTCGACAGCGAGAAGACGGTGTTCGCCGCCGACACGCTGTTCTCGATCGGCTGCGGACGGGTGATCGAGGGCACCCATCCGATGATGTGGGATTCGCTTTTGAAGCTGCGCGCGCTGCCTGACGACTTCAAGCTCTATTGCGGCCACGAATATACCGCCGCCAACGTCAAGTTCGCGCTCTCGATCGAGCCGGACAATCCGGCGCTGCAGGCGCGCGCGGCGCAAGTGGCAAAGCTGCGCGCGGCGAACCAGCCGACACTGCCGACCACGATGGGCGAGGAGAAGAAGGCCAACGTCTTCCTGCGCGCCGACGAGCCGTCGGTCGCGGCCAAGCTGCACATGAAGGGCGCGGCTCCGGCCGAAGTGTTCGGCGAGCTGCGCGAGCGCAAGAACAAGTTCTGA